One genomic window of Tribolium castaneum strain GA2 chromosome 10, icTriCast1.1, whole genome shotgun sequence includes the following:
- the 14-3-3zeta gene encoding 14-3-3 protein zeta isoform X2, producing MSVPDKDELVQRAKLAEQAERYDDMASAMKSVTETGVELSNEERNLLSVAYKNVVGARRSSWRVISSIEQKTEGSERKQQMAKEYREKVEKELREICDDVLGLLDKYLIPKASNAESKVFYLKMKGDYYRYLAEVATGDTRNEVVEDSQKAYQEAFDIAKSKMQSTHPIRLGLALNFSVFYYEIINSPARACHLAKQAFDDAIAELDTLNEDSYKDSTLIMQLLRDNLTLWTSDTQGEADEPQETGDN from the exons ATGTCTGTCCCTGACAAAGATGAGCTAGTGCAGAGGGCAAAACTCGCAGAACAGGCCGAAAGGTACGATGACATGGCTTCGGCTATGAAATCAGTCACAGAAACCGGAGTAGAATTGAGCAATGAAGAACGAAACCTCCTTTCTGTCGCGTACAAGAATGTCGTTGGTGCCAGGAGGTCATCGTGGAGAGTTATTTCTTCAATTGAACAAAAGACTGAGGGCTCAGAACGCAAACAGCAGATGGCCAAAGAATACCGAGAAAAGGTCGAAAAGGAACTAAGGGAGATCTGTGACGACGTCCTC gGTCTTCTTGACAAATACTTGATCCCTAAAGCGAGCAACGCTGAATCAAAAGTTTTTTACTTGAAAATGAAGGGAGATTACTACCGGTATTTGGCCGAAGTAGCCACAGGAGACACAAGAAACG AAGTGGTGGAGGATTCACAAAAGGCGTATCAAGAAGCATTCGATATTGCTAAATCGAAAATGCAATCGACACACCCGATTAGGCTGGGACTTGCCTTAAATTTCTCGGtgttttattatgaaattattaattctCCAGCACGAGCCTGTCATCTCGCAAAACAG GCCTTCGATGACGCAATAGCAGAACTCGATACCTTAAATGAAGACTCTTACAAGGACAGCACTCTCATAATGCAGCTCCTCCGAGACAACCTCACACTCTGGACAAGTGACACGCAG GGCGAAGCGGAT
- the 14-3-3zeta gene encoding 14-3-3 protein zeta isoform X1, which produces MSVPDKDELVQRAKLAEQAERYDDMASAMKSVTETGVELSNEERNLLSVAYKNVVGARRSSWRVISSIEQKTEGSERKQQMAKEYREKVEKELREICDDVLGLLDKYLIPKASNAESKVFYLKMKGDYYRYLAEVATGDTRNAVVDYSQKAYQDAFEISKAKMTPTHPIRLGLALNFSVFYYEILNSPDKACQLAKQAFDDAIAELDTLNEDSYKDSTLIMQLLRDNLTLWTSDTQGEADEPQETGDN; this is translated from the exons ATGTCTGTCCCTGACAAAGATGAGCTAGTGCAGAGGGCAAAACTCGCAGAACAGGCCGAAAGGTACGATGACATGGCTTCGGCTATGAAATCAGTCACAGAAACCGGAGTAGAATTGAGCAATGAAGAACGAAACCTCCTTTCTGTCGCGTACAAGAATGTCGTTGGTGCCAGGAGGTCATCGTGGAGAGTTATTTCTTCAATTGAACAAAAGACTGAGGGCTCAGAACGCAAACAGCAGATGGCCAAAGAATACCGAGAAAAGGTCGAAAAGGAACTAAGGGAGATCTGTGACGACGTCCTC gGTCTTCTTGACAAATACTTGATCCCTAAAGCGAGCAACGCTGAATCAAAAGTTTTTTACTTGAAAATGAAGGGAGATTACTACCGGTATTTGGCCGAAGTAGCCACAGGAGACACAAGAAACG CCGTCGTCGATTATTCACAAAAGGCATACCAAGACGCTTTTGAAATCTCAAAGGCAAAAATGACGCCCACACATCCCATCAGATTAGGTCTTGCCCTAAACTTCTCCGTTTTCTATTATGAGATATTAAATTCACCAGACAAGGCTTGTCAGTTAGCTAAACAg GCCTTCGATGACGCAATAGCAGAACTCGATACCTTAAATGAAGACTCTTACAAGGACAGCACTCTCATAATGCAGCTCCTCCGAGACAACCTCACACTCTGGACAAGTGACACGCAG GGCGAAGCGGAT